In Colwellia sp. PAMC 20917, a single genomic region encodes these proteins:
- a CDS encoding MltA domain-containing protein — protein MRYLIYIFSSVLLFTFQVNAYEFVLEKSPSINKLVDFKTSDLCQVTENTLDYIQKVPSDKFAVHPGTVFNNKISMQDIEHTLAFICTTYREDVRAKRQSRLHDIAFVKENFNFFRWLPDTQTAQLIADKSTNEVKSRLLNSIPKDKIFLTKYYTKLLDASTVKTTKYNQALYALPTDEEGLSLEQAENQKQQLIRYRYTRQDIMAGALLTNTAVKPLIWLSEEALHDVLLQGTGVVNVDGNVRYFNVHRNNGIAYDYALGKREQARYWYFIEVPSIMGYGQKQEDKIALKSQVTFAGNVKQLGLGKLFMVSYDRNNENISRIGVLADQGGAFDDNLFQLDMLVDSYKGWSDYHQANKHLPDYAQAWLMLLK, from the coding sequence ATGCGCTACTTAATATATATATTTTCCTCTGTATTACTGTTTACATTTCAAGTGAATGCTTATGAATTCGTCCTTGAAAAATCACCAAGTATTAATAAACTTGTAGATTTTAAAACAAGTGACTTATGTCAAGTTACTGAAAATACATTGGATTATATACAAAAGGTTCCTAGTGATAAGTTTGCAGTACACCCAGGGACAGTATTTAATAATAAAATTAGTATGCAAGATATTGAACACACATTGGCGTTTATCTGTACAACTTATCGTGAGGACGTTCGAGCAAAACGACAGAGTCGCCTACACGATATAGCATTTGTAAAAGAGAATTTTAATTTTTTTCGTTGGCTCCCTGATACTCAGACAGCACAACTCATTGCAGATAAAAGTACCAATGAAGTTAAAAGTCGATTATTAAATAGTATTCCTAAAGATAAAATTTTTCTTACTAAATATTATACGAAACTATTAGATGCCAGTACCGTTAAAACCACTAAATATAATCAAGCTTTGTATGCCTTACCGACTGATGAGGAAGGTCTTTCATTAGAGCAAGCTGAAAACCAGAAACAGCAATTGATAAGGTATAGGTATACCCGACAAGATATTATGGCAGGAGCCTTATTAACAAATACAGCGGTTAAACCTCTAATTTGGTTATCTGAAGAAGCATTACATGATGTTTTATTACAAGGCACTGGCGTGGTAAATGTCGATGGAAATGTTCGTTACTTTAATGTTCACCGTAATAACGGCATAGCTTATGATTATGCATTAGGAAAACGAGAGCAAGCAAGATATTGGTATTTTATTGAGGTCCCTAGCATTATGGGCTATGGCCAAAAACAAGAGGATAAGATAGCGTTAAAATCTCAAGTAACCTTTGCTGGCAATGTAAAGCAGCTAGGGTTAGGTAAACTCTTTATGGTTAGCTATGACCGTAATAATGAAAATATATCACGGATTGGAGTCCTAGCTGATCAAGGTGGAGCCTTCGATGATAATTTATTCCAATTAGATATGTTAGTAGATAGCTATAAAGGTTGGAGTGATTATCACCAAGCTAATAAGCATTTACCCGACTACGCTCAGGCTTGGTTAATGTTACTAAAGTAA
- a CDS encoding porin: MKKTLIASALVGLFASTAVIANDDTEELRKVIAQQQEVLKNLEQRLDQTEQRLEATADQVESSTTASPFAKTTIGGYGELHYNNYKDTDAKVDFHRFVLFFGHEFTNKLRFFSEFELEHSIAGEGKNGEVELEQAYVEYDYSDTITTKTGLFLVPVGIINETHEPPTFYGVERNGVEKNIIPATWWEAGVAANFKLAPGIAVDTAITSGLNVGNDYKIRGGRQKVSNASAENLAYTGRIKYTAIPGLELAATVQFQTDLAQSAAGVDKAAATLIQAHAIYQVNNFTVRALYAAWNIYGKEAKALGRDEQTGWYVEPSYMFNEKMGAFARYAEYNNEAGASSSDAVESTSVGINYYLHENVVLKADFEELSGSKDSQGFNLGFGYQF, from the coding sequence ATGAAGAAAACCTTAATTGCTTCTGCACTTGTTGGCTTATTTGCTAGCACGGCTGTTATTGCAAATGACGATACAGAGGAATTACGTAAAGTTATTGCCCAGCAACAAGAAGTATTAAAGAACTTAGAACAACGTTTAGATCAAACAGAACAGCGCTTAGAAGCAACTGCTGACCAAGTTGAGTCAAGTACAACTGCTAGCCCATTTGCCAAAACAACCATTGGTGGCTACGGTGAATTACATTATAACAACTATAAAGATACCGACGCGAAAGTTGACTTTCATCGCTTCGTACTATTCTTTGGTCATGAGTTCACCAATAAACTTCGCTTTTTCTCTGAATTCGAATTAGAGCATAGCATTGCTGGTGAAGGAAAAAATGGCGAAGTTGAGCTAGAACAAGCTTACGTAGAGTATGATTATAGCGATACTATTACCACCAAAACAGGTTTGTTTTTGGTTCCTGTTGGCATCATAAACGAAACTCACGAGCCACCAACATTTTATGGTGTTGAACGTAACGGTGTTGAAAAGAATATTATTCCAGCTACGTGGTGGGAAGCCGGTGTTGCAGCTAACTTTAAGTTGGCACCAGGTATAGCTGTTGATACCGCTATAACGAGTGGTTTAAACGTTGGAAATGATTACAAAATTAGAGGCGGACGTCAAAAAGTTTCTAACGCTTCGGCTGAAAACTTAGCCTACACGGGGCGTATAAAATATACAGCTATTCCTGGCTTAGAGTTAGCGGCAACAGTTCAGTTTCAAACGGATTTGGCACAAAGTGCTGCTGGTGTTGATAAAGCTGCTGCAACATTAATTCAAGCCCATGCTATTTACCAAGTTAATAACTTCACTGTTCGTGCATTATATGCCGCTTGGAATATTTACGGTAAAGAAGCCAAAGCATTAGGTCGAGATGAGCAAACAGGTTGGTATGTTGAACCTTCATATATGTTTAATGAAAAAATGGGCGCTTTTGCCCGCTATGCTGAATATAACAATGAAGCAGGAGCTAGTTCTTCTGATGCTGTTGAATCAACCAGCGTAGGTATCAATTATTATTTACATGAAAACGTTGTACTAAAAGCTGATTTTGAAGAATTAAGTGGTTCAAAAGACTCGCAAGGCTTTAACTTAGGTTTTGGCTACCAGTTTTAA
- a CDS encoding FMN-binding protein yields MVKIIFTFLVILSLQTPAVANGIYQTSKQFISSSFNGESPKSKALWLSNDDKVVISDIMSHEYNRLRVRYWQQENATVWVLEEIGKEQPITIGVHIKDEQVVDLKVLVYRESRGDEVRHDFFTNQFKSASLTKENMLNQHIDGITGATMSVRALTKVARLALWLNKKVKV; encoded by the coding sequence GTGGTTAAAATTATATTCACTTTCTTAGTTATACTTAGTTTGCAAACACCAGCGGTTGCGAATGGTATTTATCAAACATCTAAGCAGTTTATTAGCAGTTCTTTTAATGGAGAATCACCAAAATCTAAAGCGCTATGGTTGTCAAATGACGATAAAGTGGTAATTAGTGATATTATGAGCCATGAATATAACCGTTTACGCGTAAGGTATTGGCAGCAAGAAAATGCAACGGTTTGGGTGCTTGAAGAAATAGGTAAAGAACAACCTATTACAATTGGTGTTCATATTAAAGACGAGCAGGTAGTTGACCTTAAAGTCCTTGTTTATCGAGAGTCCCGTGGTGATGAAGTTCGACATGACTTTTTCACAAATCAGTTTAAGTCAGCCTCACTGACTAAAGAAAACATGCTTAATCAACATATTGATGGTATAACAGGCGCAACCATGTCGGTACGCGCGCTAACTAAAGTTGCACGTTTGGCGTTGTGGTTAAATAAAAAGGTAAAAGTTTAA
- a CDS encoding PepSY-associated TM helix domain-containing protein, with the protein MINKKSAYLIRNRFVRHLRKWHRQLGIFAAFFLIFLSISGIALNHTSFFSLSDKSITSSMLLNHYGIKPPSDIRFYQQKEWLVTDQLIWLNDQVVFQSDTPVIGISRFQSYLLLVTTKQVVIFTDEGQIIDKIDSSSDLPTPISAFSIIGDQLVLNTPEGYFKGDSDLFEWQKITTLIEPSWVESASATENELVVANKKFQSQFLNWERVILDAHSGRLFGNLGVWFMDIVALMLILLSVSGIYIWLKFTYKKR; encoded by the coding sequence ATGATAAATAAAAAATCAGCATACTTAATTCGTAATCGTTTTGTTCGTCATCTGCGAAAATGGCATCGTCAACTGGGTATATTTGCTGCATTCTTCCTGATTTTTCTTTCTATTTCCGGTATCGCTTTAAACCACACCTCATTTTTTTCTTTGTCAGATAAATCAATCACTAGCTCGATGCTACTTAATCATTATGGAATTAAACCCCCTAGTGATATTCGTTTTTATCAACAAAAAGAATGGTTAGTCACTGACCAGCTTATCTGGTTAAACGATCAAGTGGTTTTTCAAAGTGATACGCCTGTTATTGGTATTAGTCGCTTTCAATCATATCTATTGTTGGTTACTACAAAGCAAGTTGTTATTTTTACTGACGAAGGGCAGATTATTGATAAAATCGACAGTTCTAGTGATTTACCTACGCCTATTTCAGCATTTAGCATTATTGGTGATCAGCTTGTTTTAAATACACCAGAGGGTTATTTTAAAGGCGATAGTGATTTATTTGAATGGCAAAAGATCACTACACTGATTGAACCGTCATGGGTGGAAAGTGCTTCTGCGACAGAAAATGAGTTGGTTGTGGCGAACAAAAAATTCCAATCGCAATTTCTAAACTGGGAAAGAGTAATACTTGATGCTCACTCTGGCCGATTATTTGGTAACTTAGGTGTTTGGTTTATGGATATTGTTGCTTTGATGCTTATCTTACTATCAGTGAGTGGTATTTATATTTGGCTAAAGTTTACTTATAAAAAACGTTAA
- a CDS encoding TlpA family protein disulfide reductase, with protein MSTRKLIPLLFSVLTSFCFTTVSFAQPIAQENVLQNFDKLIADHKGQVIYLDFWASWCGPCRKSFPWMNEIQAQYKQQGLTIISVNVDNNKALADEFLAEVPANFTVFYDPKGKVARKFKLKGMPSSYIIDRSGKVVSTHVGFSESKKEKYQQELEALLQSTE; from the coding sequence ATGAGCACTAGAAAATTAATTCCATTGTTATTCTCTGTCCTGACCAGTTTTTGTTTTACAACGGTAAGTTTTGCCCAGCCAATAGCACAGGAAAACGTATTACAAAATTTTGATAAATTAATTGCTGATCACAAAGGACAAGTGATCTATTTAGATTTTTGGGCATCTTGGTGTGGTCCTTGTCGAAAGTCCTTCCCGTGGATGAACGAAATACAAGCGCAATATAAACAGCAAGGCTTAACTATTATCAGTGTTAACGTTGATAACAATAAAGCATTAGCAGATGAGTTTTTGGCAGAAGTTCCAGCTAATTTCACCGTTTTTTATGACCCTAAAGGCAAAGTTGCCCGTAAGTTTAAATTAAAAGGCATGCCTAGCAGCTACATCATTGACCGTTCAGGAAAAGTGGTTAGTACTCATGTTGGCTTTTCAGAAAGTAAAAAAGAAAAGTATCAACAAGAGTTAGAAGCTTTACTTCAGTCGACAGAGTAA
- a CDS encoding fused MFS/spermidine synthase, with protein MSKLNYSMLTIFILSCLFVNSTSAEVVHQERSLYRNILVDDQGDLRCLKFNVKTTKTNQSCFYKTAPQRLVFNYTKLLFSGLLLIEQPKSILIVGLGGGTMSNVLQELYPTSKITNVEIDPAVVKVARQYFGFLENQAVSSIIQDGRIFIKRALIRKQQYDWIILDAFNGDYIPEHLLTQEFLQEAKDLLSPEGVLSANTFSVSDLYAHESATYKAVFGDFYNVRNYKNSNRIILAAKGQLPSVELINQRAKKLQTRLTPFNIDLLKISQQMTPISVEQDWPEKTKLLTDQFSPANLLN; from the coding sequence ATGAGTAAGCTTAATTATTCGATGTTAACTATTTTTATCCTGAGTTGCCTATTTGTTAATAGTACAAGCGCGGAAGTCGTTCACCAAGAACGTTCATTATATCGAAATATATTGGTTGATGATCAAGGTGATTTACGTTGTTTGAAATTCAATGTGAAAACAACTAAAACGAATCAAAGCTGCTTTTATAAAACTGCCCCTCAACGTTTAGTCTTTAATTATACAAAACTACTCTTTTCCGGTTTGCTATTAATTGAGCAGCCTAAAAGTATTCTTATTGTTGGTTTAGGTGGCGGAACTATGTCAAACGTCCTTCAAGAACTCTACCCAACGAGTAAAATCACCAATGTTGAAATAGACCCTGCGGTTGTAAAAGTTGCTCGGCAATATTTTGGTTTTCTCGAAAACCAAGCTGTTTCATCGATAATACAAGATGGTAGAATTTTTATTAAACGCGCGTTGATCAGAAAACAACAATACGATTGGATAATTCTTGATGCGTTTAACGGTGATTACATTCCTGAGCACTTATTAACGCAAGAGTTTTTACAAGAAGCTAAAGATTTACTTAGCCCCGAAGGTGTATTAAGCGCTAATACTTTTTCAGTCAGTGATTTATATGCACATGAATCAGCTACCTATAAAGCAGTATTTGGCGATTTTTATAATGTACGAAACTATAAAAATAGTAATCGCATTATCTTAGCCGCCAAAGGACAACTGCCCAGTGTTGAATTAATTAATCAGCGAGCAAAAAAATTACAAACACGTTTAACACCTTTCAATATTGATTTATTAAAGATAAGCCAACAAATGACACCAATTAGTGTCGAGCAAGACTGGCCAGAAAAGACTAAGTTATTAACTGACCAGTTTTCACCGGCTAACTTATTGAATTAA
- a CDS encoding fused MFS/spermidine synthase, translating into MTDTQPQPSWQNPFIYLLAFCSGFCIMGIELLGGRILAPFFGSSVHIWGSIITVFMLSLSFGYLAGGKLSTKNASLKKYGFIFVLAGITILPVALWSTTIMEVIFLNVEDSRYGSLLACTALFFIPTIILGMISPYSVRLLVTDRDKSGQIAGKLYFVSTLGSALGTILTSFYLVLFFEVNSIIMVFSSILALLGLIAIVLNKSVKSVSFNTVGVINE; encoded by the coding sequence ATGACGGATACCCAACCCCAGCCATCATGGCAAAACCCATTCATTTACCTACTCGCTTTTTGTAGCGGTTTTTGCATAATGGGCATTGAACTATTAGGTGGCAGAATACTTGCTCCTTTTTTTGGCAGTAGTGTGCATATTTGGGGCAGTATAATTACCGTGTTTATGCTGAGTTTATCGTTTGGCTATTTGGCTGGTGGTAAGCTGTCGACAAAAAATGCTTCTTTGAAAAAATATGGTTTTATCTTTGTATTAGCAGGCATTACCATTTTGCCCGTTGCCTTATGGTCAACAACAATAATGGAAGTCATCTTTTTAAATGTTGAAGATTCTCGCTATGGCTCTTTACTCGCCTGTACAGCGCTCTTCTTTATACCTACGATTATTTTAGGGATGATCTCCCCTTACTCGGTCCGCTTATTAGTAACTGACCGAGATAAGAGCGGTCAAATCGCTGGAAAACTATATTTTGTTTCCACACTAGGTAGTGCATTAGGTACTATTCTTACTTCATTTTATCTGGTGTTATTTTTTGAAGTGAACAGTATTATTATGGTGTTTAGTTCGATATTAGCGTTATTGGGACTTATTGCTATTGTCTTAAATAAATCGGTGAAATCTGTTAGCTTTAATACAGTAGGTGTTATAAATGAGTAA
- the uvrA gene encoding excinuclease ABC subunit UvrA, giving the protein MKNIEVRGARTHNLKNISLDIPREKLVVITGLSGSGKSSLAFDTLYAEGQRRYVESLSAYARQFLSMMEKPDVDHIEGLSPAISIEQKSTSHNPRSTVGTITEIYDYLRLLYARVGEPRCPTHHQPLAAQTNSQMVDKVLALEEGTKVMVLAPVLQGRKGEHVKLLENLASQGYIRARIDGEVCDLSDPPTLELHKKHTIEVVVDRLKVRDDIQLRLSESFETALSLTAGTAKVAFMDEPDREELVFSANFACSKCGYSMQELEPRLFSFNNPAGACKTCDGLGNQQFFDSARVITNPELSLAGGAIRGWDKRNFYYFQMLQALSDHYKFALDKPFEKLSKSDQDLILRGSGKQEIEFKYMNDRGDVVIRKHPFEGIINNMERRFRETESNAVRDELSKYLNSQHCPDCNGSRLRLEARNVFIADTPLTDIAELAISDALAFFENLNLSGQKAQIAEKILKEVCERLGFLVNVGLNYLNLSRAAGTLSGGEAQRIRLASQIGAGLVGVMYVLDEPSIGLHQRDNERLLKTLIHLRDLGNTVIVVEHDEDAIRAADYVIDIGPGAGVHGGEIIAQGDVNDILACENSLTGKYLSGREGIEIPKVRVPFDKNNVVELKGATGNNLKNVDLVIPNGLMTCVTGVSGSGKSTLINDTLFKLAHIALNGATTQEPAPYKEIIGLDLLDKVIDIDQSPIGRTPRSNPATYTGIFTAIREIFAATQESRSRGYKPGRFSFNVKGGRCEACQGDGLIKVEMHFLPDVYVPCDACNSKRYNRETLEVKYKGKSIHEVLDMTIEDALTFFAPIPAINRKLQTLMDVGLSYIKLGQSATTLSGGEAQRVKLSKELSKRDTGKTLYILDEPTTGLHFHDIKQLMHVIHRLRDHGNTVVVIEHNLDVIKTADWIIDLGPEGGSGGGEILVSGTPEQVAKHKTSHTARFLKPLLEKQAAKKRK; this is encoded by the coding sequence ATGAAAAACATTGAAGTACGTGGCGCTAGAACGCATAACCTTAAAAACATCAGCTTAGATATTCCTAGAGAAAAATTAGTCGTTATTACTGGGCTTTCGGGTTCAGGTAAATCTTCACTCGCTTTTGATACTTTATATGCAGAAGGTCAGCGACGCTATGTCGAGTCACTTTCGGCTTATGCTCGTCAATTTTTATCGATGATGGAAAAGCCTGATGTCGATCACATAGAAGGCTTATCGCCGGCAATTTCTATTGAACAAAAATCAACGTCGCATAATCCACGCTCTACTGTGGGTACTATTACCGAAATTTACGATTACTTACGACTACTTTATGCCCGTGTTGGCGAACCACGTTGCCCGACCCATCATCAGCCTTTAGCAGCACAAACAAATTCACAAATGGTCGATAAGGTTTTAGCGCTTGAAGAAGGTACTAAAGTCATGGTGCTTGCACCTGTATTACAAGGCCGAAAGGGTGAGCATGTTAAATTACTCGAGAACCTCGCATCTCAGGGTTATATTCGAGCTAGGATAGATGGCGAGGTTTGTGACTTATCTGATCCTCCAACATTAGAACTTCACAAAAAACATACGATTGAAGTGGTTGTTGACCGCTTAAAAGTAAGAGACGATATTCAACTTCGCTTATCCGAATCTTTTGAAACCGCATTAAGTTTAACCGCGGGTACCGCTAAAGTTGCCTTTATGGATGAACCTGATCGAGAAGAATTAGTCTTTTCAGCTAATTTTGCTTGTTCAAAGTGTGGTTATAGCATGCAAGAGCTTGAGCCGCGCTTATTCTCATTCAATAATCCAGCAGGTGCCTGTAAAACCTGTGATGGTTTGGGTAATCAACAGTTTTTTGACTCTGCTCGTGTTATTACTAACCCTGAATTGAGTTTGGCGGGCGGTGCAATACGTGGCTGGGATAAACGTAATTTTTACTATTTTCAAATGCTACAAGCACTGTCTGATCATTATAAATTTGCCCTTGATAAACCTTTTGAAAAGTTATCCAAGAGTGACCAAGATTTAATACTTCGTGGTAGTGGTAAACAAGAGATTGAATTCAAATATATGAACGACCGTGGTGATGTTGTTATTCGTAAGCACCCGTTTGAAGGCATAATTAATAATATGGAACGACGATTCCGTGAAACAGAATCTAATGCCGTTCGTGACGAATTATCAAAATACTTAAATAGCCAACATTGCCCAGATTGTAATGGCAGTCGTTTACGCCTTGAAGCGCGTAATGTTTTTATTGCTGATACACCATTAACTGATATTGCCGAGCTTGCTATTTCTGACGCCTTAGCCTTTTTCGAAAACTTAAATTTATCAGGTCAGAAAGCACAAATTGCAGAAAAAATTCTTAAAGAAGTGTGTGAACGTTTAGGCTTCTTAGTTAATGTTGGCTTAAATTACCTCAATTTATCACGCGCTGCTGGCACCTTATCAGGCGGTGAAGCACAACGTATTCGTTTAGCAAGCCAAATAGGTGCTGGTTTAGTTGGCGTAATGTATGTATTAGACGAACCATCAATTGGGTTACATCAACGCGATAACGAACGTTTATTAAAAACCTTGATCCATTTACGTGATTTAGGCAATACCGTGATCGTGGTTGAGCATGACGAAGACGCCATCAGAGCCGCCGATTATGTTATTGATATTGGCCCTGGAGCCGGTGTTCATGGTGGTGAAATTATTGCTCAAGGTGATGTAAATGATATTTTAGCCTGTGAAAATTCACTAACGGGTAAGTACCTTTCAGGACGAGAAGGTATTGAGATACCTAAGGTTCGTGTACCTTTTGATAAAAACAATGTCGTTGAACTAAAAGGCGCAACCGGTAATAATTTAAAGAATGTTGATTTAGTTATACCCAATGGTCTTATGACCTGTGTAACCGGTGTTTCAGGTTCAGGCAAGTCGACCTTGATTAACGATACCCTATTTAAACTTGCTCACATTGCTTTAAATGGTGCGACGACACAAGAACCGGCACCGTATAAAGAAATTATTGGTTTAGATTTACTTGATAAAGTTATCGATATTGACCAAAGCCCGATAGGGAGAACACCACGCTCAAACCCTGCAACCTATACGGGTATATTTACCGCTATTCGTGAAATTTTTGCTGCGACTCAAGAGTCACGTTCAAGAGGGTATAAACCCGGACGCTTTAGCTTTAATGTAAAAGGCGGGCGTTGTGAAGCTTGCCAAGGCGATGGATTAATCAAAGTTGAAATGCATTTCTTACCTGACGTTTATGTTCCTTGTGATGCGTGTAATTCAAAACGTTATAATCGTGAAACATTAGAAGTAAAATATAAAGGCAAGAGCATTCATGAAGTGCTTGATATGACAATCGAAGACGCTTTAACTTTTTTTGCACCCATCCCAGCTATTAATCGTAAATTACAAACGTTAATGGATGTTGGTTTAAGTTATATTAAATTAGGTCAGTCTGCCACGACCCTTTCAGGTGGTGAGGCACAACGGGTTAAATTATCAAAAGAGCTATCCAAACGTGATACTGGTAAGACCCTCTATATTCTTGATGAACCAACCACAGGTTTGCATTTTCACGACATCAAACAACTGATGCATGTTATCCATCGTTTGCGTGACCATGGCAATACTGTTGTTGTTATAGAGCATAACTTAGACGTAATAAAAACAGCCGATTGGATTATTGATTTAGGCCCTGAAGGTGGCTCTGGTGGTGGTGAAATATTGGTTTCTGGTACACCTGAACAGGTTGCTAAACACAAGACATCACATACCGCGAGGTTCTTAAAACCTTTACTCGAGAAGCAAGCAGCTAAAAAGCGTAAATAA
- a CDS encoding MFS transporter, with the protein MSTTGLNSIEKKAAFSLAAVFGLRMLGLFMILPVFAIYGEQLIGFSPIWIGLAIGAYGLTQAMLQIPMGILSDKYGRKPIILIGLVIFFLGSVVAAMSDTIYGVVFGRALQGTGAIASAVLALAADLSREEQRPKVMATIGMFIGLSFTLAMVFGPIVAQAFGLSGLFWFTAILTILAMVMIQFMVPNSVNKAPKGDSVALPEQLSKLIRNPELSRLNWGVFILHMALTACFITLPKQFVASGLALEQHWQLYLPALLGSFFLMVPFMIVAIKKQKEKQMLSAAILLLAASLLLLWYLPLGFWTLVLLVVMFFTAFNYLEATMPSILSRIAPAGVKGSVMGIYSSSQFLGAFTGGIIGGIIASQFGEQAIFLVMSLITLLWFFGAISMKPLQKSKSYTFTTSIDCQEKANEVAEKLIELPGVIEAILVQEESVVYLKVDDKVVNLADIKAALNP; encoded by the coding sequence ATGAGTACGACAGGTTTAAACAGTATTGAGAAAAAAGCCGCATTTTCTTTAGCCGCCGTTTTTGGCTTGCGTATGCTTGGGCTTTTTATGATTTTGCCAGTGTTTGCTATTTATGGCGAGCAACTGATCGGCTTTAGTCCTATTTGGATAGGCTTAGCTATTGGAGCATATGGCCTAACCCAAGCTATGCTGCAAATACCTATGGGGATACTGTCTGATAAATACGGCAGAAAACCGATCATTTTAATCGGTTTAGTTATTTTCTTTTTAGGCAGTGTTGTCGCCGCAATGTCGGACACTATTTATGGCGTTGTTTTTGGCCGAGCATTACAAGGTACCGGCGCTATTGCAAGTGCGGTATTAGCACTGGCCGCAGATTTGAGTCGAGAAGAGCAACGGCCCAAAGTTATGGCAACTATTGGTATGTTTATTGGCTTATCGTTTACGCTTGCTATGGTTTTTGGACCTATAGTTGCGCAAGCGTTTGGGCTGAGTGGTTTGTTTTGGTTTACGGCAATATTAACCATTTTAGCTATGGTCATGATTCAGTTCATGGTACCAAACTCAGTAAATAAAGCGCCAAAGGGCGATAGTGTCGCTTTACCGGAGCAACTCAGTAAGCTTATTCGTAATCCCGAACTATCACGTTTAAATTGGGGAGTATTTATTCTTCATATGGCGTTAACGGCTTGTTTTATTACTTTACCTAAACAGTTTGTTGCCAGTGGTTTAGCGCTAGAGCAACATTGGCAATTATATTTACCCGCTTTGTTAGGTTCTTTCTTTTTGATGGTACCTTTTATGATTGTTGCGATTAAAAAGCAAAAAGAAAAACAGATGTTATCGGCGGCTATCTTATTACTGGCAGCCTCGTTATTACTGTTGTGGTATTTACCGCTTGGTTTTTGGACGTTAGTGTTATTGGTGGTGATGTTTTTTACTGCCTTTAATTATCTAGAAGCAACTATGCCATCTATTTTGTCACGCATTGCTCCGGCTGGTGTAAAAGGCAGTGTGATGGGTATTTATTCGAGTAGTCAATTTTTAGGTGCTTTTACCGGTGGTATTATTGGCGGCATTATTGCCAGCCAATTTGGGGAACAAGCGATATTTTTAGTAATGTCATTGATCACTTTACTATGGTTTTTTGGTGCTATAAGCATGAAGCCACTGCAAAAATCAAAAAGTTATACTTTCACGACTAGCATTGATTGCCAAGAAAAAGCCAATGAAGTCGCCGAAAAATTAATTGAGTTACCTGGGGTTATCGAAGCGATATTGGTGCAAGAAGAATCGGTTGTTTACCTCAAGGTTGATGATAAAGTGGTGAACTTGGCTGATATCAAAGCTGCCTTGAATCCATAG
- a CDS encoding GreA/GreB family elongation factor: MMKKQIIINDILAHLSAELSAIKTAANNAHLAATDDQSVAETQYDTLAIEASYLAEGQSRRVHDIQQAKQAIERFIIYNFEERIPVSIGALVKITPEKGEDKWYFIAPAAGGFQGVLNRKPYTVITPNSPMAKALIGKSIDDDVALTIGTNKQYYLVSGIY, encoded by the coding sequence ATGATGAAAAAACAGATAATAATTAACGATATCCTTGCCCATTTATCAGCAGAATTGTCCGCGATAAAAACAGCAGCAAATAATGCTCACTTAGCCGCCACTGATGATCAGTCGGTCGCAGAAACTCAATACGATACGCTTGCTATTGAAGCTAGCTATTTAGCGGAAGGTCAATCTAGACGTGTCCATGATATTCAACAAGCTAAACAAGCCATTGAACGGTTTATTATTTACAACTTTGAGGAAAGAATACCTGTTTCAATAGGTGCCTTAGTAAAGATAACACCAGAAAAAGGTGAAGATAAATGGTATTTTATTGCGCCGGCCGCAGGAGGATTTCAAGGCGTGTTAAATAGAAAGCCCTATACCGTTATTACACCAAACTCACCGATGGCAAAAGCATTAATAGGTAAGTCTATTGATGATGATGTTGCGTTAACAATAGGCACTAATAAACAATATTACTTGGTCAGTGGCATTTATTAA